From Synchiropus splendidus isolate RoL2022-P1 chromosome 10, RoL_Sspl_1.0, whole genome shotgun sequence, the proteins below share one genomic window:
- the wu:fc50b12 gene encoding uncharacterized protein wu:fc50b12 produces the protein MSNNAQEDAVVNLKTLRELSGQLRFEWTVLAYELGFNRTDIRRFQTKSAEKSVQARAMLENWYERSGDKPNKTKVLRAGLERSGRRDLAEKLRCLHWGQQKLSRKVELPSAFPFLITVHKTIHNQDGLRKINQLNRRCT, from the exons ATGTCCAACAATGCTCAAGAG GATGCTGTTGTCAACCTTAAAACCCTGAGGGAACTCTCTGGACAACTGCGCTTTGAGTGGACGGTCCTGGCGTACGAGCTGGGCTTCAACAGAACTGACATCAGGAGGTTCCAGACCAAGTCTGCAGAAAAGTCTGTCCAGGCCAGAGCCATGCTGGAAAACTG GTATGAGAGGTCAGGGGACAaacccaacaaaacaaaagtgctcCGGGCCGGACTGGAGCGCTCGGGTCGCAGAGACCTGGCCGAGAAGCTGCGCTGCCTTCACTGGGGTCAACAGAAGCTGAGCCGTAAGGTGGAGCTGCCGTCTGCCTTCCCTTTCCTCATTACCGTCCACAAAACCATCCACAACCAGGACGGCCTTCGCAAGATCAACCAACTGAACCGGAGATGCACCTGA